A region of Deltaproteobacteria bacterium DNA encodes the following proteins:
- a CDS encoding YchF/TatD family DNA exonuclease has translation MIKIYDSHAHLNFDDYSKDREDVIKRAFNARIEFIINIGSGMGMKGNCDAVDIANAYENVYATVGLHPHEASLFSGQTLQEIDKLSDEPKVIAIGEVGLDYHYMHSPAEAQIKAFEAFIELARKKRLPLVIHSRDANKESMSMLKKAHAGDVGGVIHSYGGDMEQAAEAIELGFYLSINGIITFKNAKSLRDAVAELPVERLLIETDCPFLSPVPYRGKRNEPAYTAYVLKAISELKHINEDKLSGILLDNALKAFGIGTEKTIVYVFDNKLYLNITNKCTNVCVFCPKFKNDYYVKNYQLKLFKKEPSYEEIIGAVKKLPLFDEVVFVGFGEPTQRLDILMLVSKWLKEHGTKTVRLDTDGLGNLVYGRDITKELSRYIDAVSVSLNAPDAKTYIKLCKNEYSDASYEAVIGFIKQAKTRFKDVTATMVGLPDIDVNATRAVAEMLGVKFRVRPYYKGTLRYKTD, from the coding sequence ATGATTAAAATTTATGATTCACACGCGCACCTGAATTTTGATGACTACAGTAAGGACAGGGAAGATGTTATTAAACGCGCATTCAATGCAAGGATAGAATTCATAATAAACATAGGTTCAGGCATGGGTATGAAAGGCAATTGCGATGCCGTTGACATTGCGAATGCATACGAGAATGTGTATGCGACAGTTGGACTCCACCCGCATGAGGCATCCCTGTTCAGCGGACAAACCCTTCAAGAAATAGATAAACTTTCGGACGAGCCAAAGGTCATCGCCATAGGGGAGGTCGGGCTTGATTACCATTATATGCATTCACCGGCAGAGGCACAGATAAAGGCTTTTGAGGCGTTCATAGAGCTTGCAAGAAAAAAGCGTTTACCTCTTGTTATCCACAGCAGGGACGCAAATAAAGAATCCATGAGTATGCTGAAAAAGGCACATGCAGGGGATGTCGGCGGTGTTATACATAGTTATGGCGGTGATATGGAACAGGCGGCAGAGGCAATTGAACTTGGCTTTTATCTTTCTATCAATGGAATTATTACATTTAAAAATGCAAAGTCATTAAGAGATGCGGTTGCAGAATTACCTGTCGAGCGGCTGCTTATAGAAACGGATTGTCCATTTTTATCTCCGGTGCCTTATAGAGGCAAACGCAATGAGCCGGCTTACACAGCGTATGTTTTAAAGGCAATATCGGAATTGAAACACATAAATGAAGATAAGCTGTCGGGCATACTGCTGGACAACGCACTCAAAGCCTTTGGTATCGGGACAGAAAAAACGATTGTATACGTGTTTGATAACAAACTTTACCTTAATATAACGAACAAATGCACCAATGTATGCGTGTTCTGCCCTAAATTTAAAAACGACTACTATGTAAAAAATTATCAATTGAAGCTGTTTAAAAAAGAGCCTTCTTATGAAGAGATTATCGGTGCGGTAAAGAAGCTGCCATTATTTGACGAGGTCGTTTTTGTGGGCTTTGGCGAACCGACGCAGCGGCTTGACATACTTATGTTAGTAAGTAAATGGCTTAAAGAACACGGCACAAAAACGGTACGGCTTGATACGGATGGGCTTGGCAATCTTGTTTATGGAAGGGATATAACAAAGGAGCTCAGCCGGTATATAGATGCTGTTTCGGTAAGCCTTAATGCCCCGGATGCAAAGACTTATATAAAACTGTGTAAAAATGAGTACAGCGATGCTTCTTATGAAGCTGTTATTGGATTTATAAAGCAGGCTAAAACGCGATTTAAGGACGTGACGGCAACGATGGTTGGGCTTCCCGATATTGATGTTAATGCAACAAGGGCGGTTGCAGAAATGCTCGGGGTTAAGTTCAGGGTAAGACCCTATTACAAAGGAACATTAAGGTACAAAACGGATTAA